From Ramlibacter tataouinensis, the proteins below share one genomic window:
- the pyrC gene encoding dihydroorotase gives MTDQLTITRPDDWHLHLRDGAAMASVVPHSAAQFARALVMPNLKPPVTTAAQAAAYRDRILAAVPPGLSFQPLMSLYLTDMLPPEEIARAREAGVVAVKLYPAGATTNSDAGVTDIRKTYKTLEAMQRAGLLLLVHGEVVDPAVDVFDREAVFIDRHLIPLRRDFPELKIVVEHITTREAAQYVRDADAHTAATITAHHLLYNRNAIFTGGIRPHYYCLPVLKRETHRLALVEAATSGSASFFLGTDSAPHPAVLKEHALGCAGCYTALTAMELYAEAFDSAGALDKLEGFASFHGPDFYGLPRNTGTLTLEKQAWLLPESLPFGEAQLKPLRGGETLQWRLAA, from the coding sequence ATGACTGACCAACTCACGATCACCCGCCCCGACGACTGGCACCTGCACCTGCGCGACGGCGCGGCCATGGCCTCGGTGGTGCCGCATTCGGCGGCGCAGTTCGCCCGGGCGCTGGTCATGCCCAACCTCAAGCCGCCGGTGACCACGGCGGCGCAGGCGGCGGCTTACCGCGATCGCATCCTCGCGGCGGTGCCACCGGGCCTGTCCTTCCAGCCGCTGATGTCGCTGTACCTGACGGACATGCTGCCGCCCGAGGAGATCGCGCGCGCCAGGGAGGCCGGCGTGGTCGCGGTCAAGCTGTATCCGGCCGGCGCCACCACCAACAGCGACGCCGGCGTGACCGACATCCGCAAGACCTACAAGACACTGGAGGCGATGCAGCGCGCCGGCCTGCTGCTGCTGGTGCACGGCGAAGTGGTCGATCCGGCGGTCGACGTGTTCGACCGCGAAGCGGTGTTCATCGACCGGCACCTGATCCCGCTGCGGCGTGACTTCCCGGAGCTCAAGATCGTGGTCGAGCACATCACCACGCGTGAAGCGGCGCAGTACGTGCGCGATGCGGACGCCCACACGGCCGCCACCATCACCGCGCACCACCTGCTCTACAACCGCAACGCGATCTTCACCGGCGGCATTCGCCCGCACTACTACTGCCTGCCGGTGCTCAAGCGCGAAACGCACCGCCTGGCGCTGGTGGAGGCGGCCACCAGCGGCAGCGCCAGTTTCTTCCTCGGCACCGACAGCGCGCCGCACCCGGCGGTGCTGAAGGAACACGCTCTTGGCTGCGCCGGCTGCTACACGGCCCTGACGGCGATGGAACTCTACGCCGAGGCCTTCGACAGCGCGGGCGCGCTCGACAAGCTGGAGGGCTTTGCCAGCTTCCACGGCCCCGACTTCTACGGCCTGCCGCGCAATACGGGCACACTGACGCTGGAGAAGCAGGCCTGGCTGCTGCCGGAGAGCTTGCCCTTCGGCGAGGCTCAACTGAAGCCGCTGCGCGGGGGCGAGACGCTGCAGTGGCGGTTGGCGGCATGA
- a CDS encoding NYN domain-containing protein codes for MNAKPRVALLIDADNAPAAKIGLILNELSTFGETNVRRAYGNWKKNELKSWEEQLHEHAIRPIQQFDYSKGKNASDMAMVIDALDLLYTDRPDAFGIVSSDADFTPLVMHLRAKGAAVYGFGARKTPEPFVNACSRFLFLEELQAATADSEGDAPESERTQPLRKSPAELRQDRKLVALLRNAVRAAADDEGWARVHAVRQQIGNQASFDHRNYGYSTLTKLLTAIDLFDVADEGRSTVSVREKPARRGKA; via the coding sequence ATGAACGCCAAGCCGCGCGTCGCCCTGCTGATCGACGCCGACAATGCGCCGGCAGCGAAGATCGGACTGATCCTGAACGAGCTGTCGACATTCGGCGAAACGAACGTCCGCCGTGCGTATGGCAACTGGAAAAAGAACGAGCTGAAGTCCTGGGAGGAGCAGCTTCATGAGCACGCCATCCGGCCGATCCAGCAGTTCGACTACAGCAAGGGCAAGAACGCCAGCGACATGGCCATGGTCATCGACGCCCTGGACCTGCTGTACACCGACCGGCCCGACGCCTTCGGGATCGTCTCTTCCGACGCCGATTTCACGCCGCTCGTGATGCACCTTCGGGCCAAGGGTGCCGCGGTGTATGGCTTCGGTGCGCGCAAGACGCCGGAACCGTTCGTCAACGCCTGCTCGCGATTCCTCTTCCTCGAGGAACTGCAGGCGGCCACGGCCGACAGTGAAGGCGATGCGCCGGAGTCGGAGCGGACGCAGCCGCTGCGCAAGTCGCCTGCGGAGCTGCGCCAGGACCGCAAGCTCGTGGCGCTGCTGCGCAATGCCGTGCGGGCGGCGGCCGACGACGAGGGTTGGGCACGTGTGCACGCGGTGCGGCAGCAGATCGGAAACCAGGCCTCCTTCGACCACCGCAACTACGGCTACTCCACGCTGACCAAGTTGCTGACCGCCATCGACCTGTTCGACGTCGCGGACGAGGGCCGGTCCACGGTTTCAGTCCGCGAGAAGCCGGCACGCCGCGGAAAGGCGTAG
- a CDS encoding DUF3025 domain-containing protein, with protein MLPALDWAQPWFAPWRDPGERLASRIAAGEAAHAALNAGGAPVRFTPQQSLPGGMAYEQFIFDTGQCPVRPGTHDFFNALVWMRFPRTKAVLNRLQAREITRSGIGGQRGRVRDAITILDENGALLQAPPPLWEALLERDWRRLFVELRPLWPQAQLVVFGHALLEKLAHPRKDLTAHVWCADMPAGAMEAMDAALAEALSAERLAAKPFTPLPVLGIPGWCEQNQNFSFYDDSFVFRPAGQKKPIKQARAAPAS; from the coding sequence GTGCTGCCGGCGCTCGACTGGGCGCAGCCCTGGTTCGCCCCCTGGCGCGACCCCGGCGAACGGCTTGCCAGCCGGATCGCAGCCGGCGAGGCGGCGCACGCTGCACTCAATGCCGGCGGTGCGCCCGTGCGCTTCACGCCACAGCAGTCGCTGCCTGGCGGCATGGCCTACGAGCAGTTCATCTTCGACACGGGCCAGTGCCCTGTCCGTCCCGGCACGCACGACTTCTTCAACGCGCTGGTGTGGATGCGCTTCCCCCGAACCAAGGCCGTGCTCAACCGTCTGCAAGCGCGGGAGATCACCCGCAGCGGCATCGGCGGCCAGCGCGGGCGGGTGCGCGATGCCATCACCATCCTGGACGAGAACGGGGCGCTGCTGCAGGCGCCGCCGCCGCTGTGGGAGGCGCTGCTGGAGCGCGACTGGCGGAGGCTCTTTGTCGAGCTGCGGCCGCTGTGGCCGCAGGCGCAGCTGGTGGTCTTCGGCCATGCCCTGCTGGAGAAGCTGGCGCATCCGCGCAAGGACCTCACCGCCCATGTCTGGTGCGCGGACATGCCGGCCGGCGCCATGGAGGCGATGGATGCGGCCCTGGCCGAAGCGCTCTCGGCCGAACGGCTCGCCGCCAAGCCGTTCACGCCCTTGCCGGTCCTGGGCATCCCCGGCTGGTGCGAGCAGAACCAGAACTTTTCCTTTTATGATGACTCTTTCGTATTTCGTCCTGCCGGGCAAAAGAAGCCAATAAAACAGGCCCGTGCGGCGCCCGCGTCTTGA
- the htpX gene encoding protease HtpX: MKRIFLFLATNLAVVVVLGVVASLLGVNRYLTANGLNLGALLGFSFIMGFGGAIISLLMSKTIAKWSSGVQLIDGSGSADEAWIVATVRKFADKAGIGMPEVGIFEGEPNAFATGAFKNSALVAVSTGLLQGMTREEVEAVIGHEVAHIANGDMVTMTLIQGVMNTFVVFLSRVIGYLVDGFLSKGENRSGPGIGYYITTIVLDILLGFLAALIVAWFSRQREFRADRGSSQLMGRKQPMINALARLGGMVPGELPKSLQAMGITSGVGKLFSTHPPIEERIAALQNAQG, from the coding sequence ATGAAACGCATCTTCCTGTTCCTGGCCACCAACCTGGCGGTCGTCGTCGTCCTCGGCGTCGTCGCTTCGCTGCTGGGCGTCAACAGGTACCTCACGGCCAATGGGCTGAACCTGGGCGCCTTGCTTGGGTTCTCCTTCATCATGGGTTTCGGCGGCGCGATCATCTCGCTGCTGATGTCCAAGACGATCGCCAAATGGAGCTCCGGCGTGCAGCTGATCGACGGCTCCGGGAGCGCCGACGAGGCCTGGATCGTCGCCACCGTGCGCAAGTTTGCCGACAAGGCCGGCATCGGCATGCCCGAAGTCGGCATCTTCGAGGGCGAGCCCAACGCCTTCGCTACCGGCGCCTTCAAGAACAGCGCGCTGGTGGCCGTCTCCACCGGCCTGCTGCAGGGTATGACGCGCGAGGAAGTCGAGGCCGTGATCGGCCACGAGGTGGCGCACATCGCCAACGGCGACATGGTGACCATGACGCTGATCCAGGGTGTGATGAACACCTTCGTCGTGTTCCTCTCGCGCGTGATCGGCTACCTGGTGGACGGTTTCCTGAGCAAAGGCGAGAACCGCTCCGGCCCCGGCATCGGCTACTACATCACCACCATCGTGCTGGACATCCTGCTGGGCTTCCTGGCGGCGCTGATCGTGGCCTGGTTCTCGCGCCAGCGCGAGTTCCGCGCCGACCGCGGCTCCTCGCAGCTCATGGGCCGCAAGCAGCCCATGATCAATGCGCTGGCGCGCCTGGGCGGCATGGTGCCCGGCGAGCTGCCCAAGAGCCTGCAGGCCATGGGCATCACCTCCGGCGTGGGCAAGCTCTTTTCCACGCACCCGCCGATCGAAGAGCGCATCGCCGCGCTGCAGAACGCGCAGGGCTGA
- a CDS encoding NAD(P)/FAD-dependent oxidoreductase — protein MIRLSEIKLPLAALPAEEGLHPEAPLRAAAAGILRIDEAAIAALQVHKRSFDARKAELFAVYIVDVALADAEREAALLAAFRGQPHIAATPDMAWAPPVRASATPALRPVVVGFGPCGIFAALVLAQMGLCPIVLERGKPVRERTQDTWGLWRKRALQPESNVQFGEGGAGTFSDGKLYSQIKDPRHLGRKVMGEFVKAGAPPEILYVAHPHIGTFKLVKVVENMREEIIRLGGEVRFQQRVTDLRVEGGRVRGLAVLDQASGQAGELRADHVVLALGHSSRDTFEMLHERGVFMEAKPFSIGFRIEHPQGVIDRARWGRHAGHPLLGAADYKLVHHAGNGRSVYSFCMCPGGTVVAATSEPQRVVTNGMSQYSRNERNANAGIVVGIEPGRDYAEGPLAGIALQRELESRAFELGGGNYDAPGQLVGDFIAGRPSTELGSVTPSYKPGVKLGDLHPALPDFAIEAMREALPVFGRRIRGYDMHDAVLTGVETRTSSPLRITRGDDFQSINVKGLYPAGEGAGYAGGILSAGVDGIRVGEAVALGMAAA, from the coding sequence ATGATCCGTCTTTCCGAAATCAAGCTGCCGCTGGCGGCGCTGCCGGCCGAGGAAGGCCTGCACCCCGAGGCCCCGCTGCGCGCCGCCGCCGCCGGCATCCTGCGCATCGACGAAGCGGCCATCGCCGCGCTGCAGGTCCACAAGCGCAGTTTCGACGCGCGCAAGGCCGAGCTGTTCGCCGTCTACATCGTGGATGTCGCGCTGGCCGACGCCGAACGCGAAGCGGCGCTGCTCGCGGCTTTCCGCGGCCAGCCGCACATCGCCGCCACGCCCGACATGGCGTGGGCGCCGCCGGTCCGCGCGAGCGCCACGCCGGCCCTGCGCCCAGTGGTCGTGGGCTTCGGCCCCTGCGGCATCTTCGCCGCGCTGGTGCTGGCCCAGATGGGCCTGTGCCCCATCGTGCTGGAGCGCGGCAAGCCCGTGCGCGAGCGCACCCAGGACACCTGGGGCCTGTGGCGCAAGCGTGCCTTGCAGCCCGAGAGCAACGTGCAGTTCGGCGAAGGCGGCGCCGGGACCTTCTCCGACGGCAAGCTCTACAGCCAGATCAAGGACCCGCGCCACCTCGGACGCAAGGTGATGGGCGAATTCGTCAAGGCCGGGGCGCCGCCGGAGATCCTGTACGTCGCGCATCCGCACATCGGCACCTTCAAGCTGGTGAAGGTGGTGGAGAACATGCGCGAGGAGATCATCCGCCTGGGCGGCGAGGTGCGCTTCCAGCAGCGGGTGACCGACCTGCGGGTCGAGGGCGGCCGGGTGCGGGGCCTGGCCGTGCTCGACCAGGCCAGCGGCCAGGCCGGCGAGCTGCGCGCCGACCATGTCGTCCTGGCGCTGGGGCACAGTTCGCGCGACACCTTCGAGATGCTGCACGAACGCGGCGTGTTCATGGAAGCCAAGCCCTTCTCCATCGGCTTTCGCATCGAGCACCCGCAAGGCGTGATCGACCGCGCGCGCTGGGGCCGACATGCCGGCCATCCGCTGCTGGGCGCGGCCGACTACAAACTGGTGCACCACGCCGGCAACGGCCGCAGCGTCTACAGCTTCTGCATGTGTCCGGGTGGCACGGTGGTCGCCGCCACCTCCGAGCCGCAGCGCGTGGTGACCAACGGCATGAGCCAGTATTCGCGCAACGAGCGCAACGCCAACGCCGGCATCGTGGTGGGCATCGAGCCGGGGCGCGACTACGCCGAAGGGCCGCTGGCCGGCATCGCGCTGCAACGCGAGCTCGAGTCGCGCGCCTTCGAGCTGGGGGGCGGCAACTACGACGCCCCCGGCCAGCTGGTGGGCGACTTCATCGCCGGCCGGCCGTCTACTGAGCTGGGCAGCGTGACCCCCTCCTACAAGCCCGGCGTGAAGCTCGGCGACCTGCACCCGGCCCTGCCGGACTTCGCGATCGAGGCCATGCGCGAGGCGCTGCCGGTGTTCGGGCGCAGGATCCGGGGCTACGACATGCACGACGCGGTGCTGACCGGCGTCGAGACGCGCACCTCCTCGCCGCTTCGCATCACGCGCGGCGACGACTTCCAGAGCATCAATGTGAAGGGGCTGTATCCCGCCGGGGAAGGTGCCGGCTACGCCGGCGGCATCCTGTCGGCGGGGGTGGACGGCATCCGGGTCGGCGAGGCGGTGGCGCTCGGGATGGCGGCGGCGTAG